In Bos indicus isolate NIAB-ARS_2022 breed Sahiwal x Tharparkar chromosome 2, NIAB-ARS_B.indTharparkar_mat_pri_1.0, whole genome shotgun sequence, a single genomic region encodes these proteins:
- the NDUFB3 gene encoding NADH dehydrogenase [ubiquinone] 1 beta subcomplex subunit 3 isoform X2 — protein MAHGHGHEHGPSKMELPDYKQWKIEGTPLETVQEKLAARGLRDPWGRNEAWRYMGGFANNVSFVGALLKGFKWGFAAFVVAIGAEYYLESQKKDKKHH, from the exons ATGGCCCACGGACATGGACATGAACATGGTCCTAGTAAAATGGAACTTCCAGATTATAAACAATGGAAGATAGAAGGGACACCATTAGAAACTGTCCAAGAGAAACTGGCCGCACGAGGACTAAGGGATCCATGGGGCCG caATGAAGCTTGGAGATACATGGGTGGCTTTGCAAATAATGTTTCCTTTGTTGGAGCATTATTAAAAGGATTCAAGTGGGGATTTGCTGCATTTGTGGTAGCTATAGGGGCTGAATATTACCTGGAGTCCcagaaaaaagataagaaacatcACTGA